A window of bacterium contains these coding sequences:
- a CDS encoding Hsp20/alpha crystallin family protein, translated as MMERGLPLNVYRGAQRLMVATTAPGLEPQNIRIEVEGRRLSIRGAVRGLGQERKQGYLREWTVGPYERAVDLPESVDASRANASYDNGVLVVIFPLSPRPISGAITLLKVGTAKGQRIRHVGRDLRPVG; from the coding sequence ATGATGGAGAGGGGACTGCCGCTCAACGTCTACCGAGGCGCACAGCGGTTGATGGTGGCTACCACTGCCCCGGGACTCGAGCCTCAGAATATCCGCATCGAGGTGGAAGGTCGAAGGCTTTCCATTCGGGGTGCGGTGCGGGGACTGGGTCAGGAAAGAAAACAAGGATACCTGCGCGAGTGGACGGTCGGGCCCTACGAGCGCGCCGTGGACCTTCCTGAATCCGTGGATGCGAGCCGCGCCAACGCGTCGTACGACAACGGGGTGCTGGTAGTGATCTTTCCACTCTCCCCCCGACCGATCTCAGGAGCCATCACGTTGCTGAAAGTGGGCACCGCCAAGGGACAACGCATCCGACACGTCGGCCGGGATCTGCGCCCGGTAGGTTGA
- a CDS encoding peptidoglycan DD-metalloendopeptidase family protein has protein sequence MNQFLSPVLRVAATAFVVSASAMLGAAPAAPAGIGGKPSPVATSWGTAVPAVAIPVGVGAEVAGTIVRVDAQLHQYVTAGAPLVELTRGGDGAALTAARARAAALEARIIAAQAAFAAGRDQAAAGITAAVGSANTMPPRVAPPPTVIPKISAATTAQLAAAQREITAARAEVLTGAQAEAASTGRIFDRDRALLAQGLIAAQQVNADAAADDAARAQVQAALRNPPAGGPPQAEGVLQTDAAVAAAQRSLAAAQADAAAARQAVDRDTALAAQGAVAAQQITGDTVTLDAAGARVRAATAELHAAQARLTAARAEAARADAVRRQLDAARRAEAAREQHAKETWALAQRAGSTIVAMEQRVRALEALVAEGVRAETDVRRAQADLSKTVVRAPADGWVLDPIVAPGQAVRRGQPLLTLAVDPRHRPAGVEAPTTAGFAPRRSPAGVNPDKLTQIAARDRQALAELNAEAARIASISAGAIPEIPPPPGAVLPYGATDPFARSSGTAPTFLNGGMPWPVAGAITSGYGWRIHPIFDTPEFHTGVDIAASMGTAVQAPEAGTVIFAGVLPANGTLVILDHGRGITTTYSHLSSYRVYIGEHVRRGQVIAQVGSTGWSTGPHLFFEIRQNGRPINPLGL, from the coding sequence GTGAACCAGTTTCTTTCGCCGGTCTTACGCGTGGCGGCTACCGCGTTCGTCGTGAGTGCGTCCGCCATGCTCGGCGCGGCACCGGCTGCACCGGCCGGGATTGGGGGGAAGCCGTCTCCCGTCGCCACGTCCTGGGGTACCGCCGTACCCGCGGTCGCGATTCCGGTGGGCGTTGGCGCGGAGGTTGCCGGGACGATCGTCCGGGTCGATGCTCAACTCCACCAGTACGTGACGGCCGGAGCCCCCCTGGTCGAGCTGACCCGGGGTGGCGATGGCGCGGCGCTCACGGCGGCGCGCGCCCGGGCCGCGGCGCTGGAGGCACGGATCATCGCCGCGCAGGCGGCGTTCGCCGCCGGGCGGGATCAGGCGGCGGCCGGTATCACCGCGGCCGTCGGCAGCGCGAACACGATGCCGCCGCGGGTCGCACCGCCACCCACGGTCATTCCGAAGATCAGTGCCGCAACGACCGCCCAGCTCGCCGCGGCGCAGCGGGAGATCACGGCCGCCCGGGCCGAGGTCTTGACCGGTGCGCAGGCCGAGGCGGCCTCGACCGGCCGGATCTTTGATCGCGACCGGGCGCTGCTTGCGCAGGGTCTCATCGCGGCCCAGCAAGTCAATGCCGATGCCGCGGCGGATGATGCGGCGCGGGCGCAGGTGCAGGCGGCCCTTCGGAACCCGCCGGCCGGGGGTCCCCCTCAGGCGGAAGGGGTGCTGCAGACGGACGCCGCCGTCGCGGCCGCGCAGCGGAGTCTTGCGGCAGCCCAGGCGGACGCGGCGGCCGCCCGGCAGGCCGTCGACCGCGACACGGCCTTAGCCGCGCAGGGCGCGGTGGCGGCGCAGCAGATCACGGGCGACACCGTCACGCTAGATGCCGCGGGTGCGCGCGTGCGGGCGGCCACGGCTGAACTTCACGCGGCCCAGGCACGGCTGACGGCGGCGCGGGCCGAGGCGGCCCGGGCAGACGCCGTGCGCCGGCAGTTGGACGCGGCGCGCCGGGCGGAGGCTGCGCGCGAGCAGCATGCCAAGGAGACCTGGGCGCTGGCGCAGCGGGCCGGCTCCACCATTGTCGCCATGGAGCAACGCGTGAGGGCGCTCGAGGCGCTGGTCGCCGAAGGCGTGCGCGCTGAGACCGACGTGCGCCGTGCCCAGGCGGACCTGAGCAAGACCGTCGTGCGGGCTCCGGCGGACGGCTGGGTGCTCGATCCGATCGTCGCGCCCGGACAGGCGGTGCGGCGGGGGCAACCCCTGCTCACGCTCGCCGTGGATCCGCGACACCGGCCGGCAGGGGTTGAAGCGCCGACGACGGCGGGGTTCGCGCCCCGGCGTTCGCCGGCCGGTGTCAACCCGGACAAACTCACGCAGATCGCGGCGCGCGATCGGCAGGCGCTCGCCGAACTCAACGCCGAGGCGGCACGCATCGCATCGATCAGCGCGGGCGCCATCCCGGAGATCCCGCCACCGCCCGGCGCGGTGCTGCCCTACGGCGCCACGGATCCCTTTGCCCGCTCGAGCGGGACCGCGCCTACGTTTCTGAACGGTGGAATGCCGTGGCCGGTCGCGGGGGCCATCACCTCGGGATACGGATGGCGGATCCACCCCATCTTCGATACGCCCGAGTTTCATACCGGGGTCGACATCGCCGCGTCGATGGGGACCGCCGTGCAGGCGCCGGAGGCGGGCACCGTGATCTTCGCCGGCGTCCTTCCCGCCAACGGGACCCTCGTCATTCTGGACCACGGACGCGGCATCACCACCACGTACTCCCATCTATCCTCGTATCGCGTTTACATCGGAGAACACGTGCGGCGCGGCCAGGTCATCGCGCAGGTCGGAAGCACAGGCTGGAGCACCGGCCCGCACCTGTTCTTCGAGATCCGCCAGAACGGGCGTCCGATCAATCCACTCGGCCTATAG
- a CDS encoding YSC84-related protein encodes MRVSRFRRSLALAACLLLLGNLALPGVSHAKTAQEIDAGVDAALARFDQQVTGGANFLATAEGVLVLPDVVKAAFVIGGQYGEGALRVGGSTNGYYSIAGGSWGASIGIQKKDLIIVFRDRAALQQFKDSSGWQVGVDGAATLVNVGVGADVSTMQINQPIVAFVVGQKGLMFDVSLQGAKISKLNK; translated from the coding sequence ATGCGTGTCTCACGGTTTCGCCGGAGTTTGGCGCTTGCGGCGTGTCTACTCTTGCTCGGCAACCTTGCGCTCCCCGGTGTGTCCCATGCGAAGACGGCGCAGGAGATCGACGCAGGCGTGGACGCGGCGCTGGCTCGCTTCGATCAGCAGGTCACAGGAGGCGCCAACTTCCTGGCCACCGCCGAAGGCGTGCTCGTTCTTCCGGACGTGGTCAAGGCCGCGTTCGTGATCGGCGGACAATACGGCGAGGGCGCCCTACGGGTTGGCGGGAGCACCAACGGATACTACAGTATCGCGGGCGGTTCGTGGGGGGCCTCTATCGGTATACAAAAGAAGGACCTCATCATCGTCTTCCGCGACCGCGCGGCGCTCCAACAGTTCAAAGATTCCTCGGGGTGGCAGGTCGGCGTCGACGGCGCGGCCACGCTGGTAAACGTGGGGGTGGGCGCCGACGTCAGCACGATGCAGATCAACCAGCCGATCGTCGCATTCGTGGTGGGTCAGAAGGGGTTGATGTTCGACGTGTCGCTGCAGGGGGCGAAGATCAGCAAACTCAACAAATAG
- the tilS gene encoding tRNA lysidine(34) synthetase TilS, which produces MPRDPFLGQVLETIRRRGMLAGGERVVVAVSGGPDSTVLVSVLAALRDDLRLELHVAHLNHGLRPDASEDAVAVAGMADRLGYPYHGGTRDVRGAAARSGRSIEDAARDARYGFLTEVARRIGATVIATGHTRDDQAETVLMRLLRGSGPRGLAGIPPVRPHAGLRVIRPLIDAARADIAGYLARTRLAAREDPTNQDLAMLRNRVRLVLLPILEGYNSDVRRALARLAELLRDEADALDALSAPEIDAVLHETDATVHIPSAAFARLPVALQRRALREAIRRARGNGAPIAFVHIEEARLGVLSGRPGGVWETPGGVRIFRRPEAIEITVESRENRGARPDVNHDGVGADDDVQQR; this is translated from the coding sequence ATGCCCCGCGACCCCTTTCTCGGTCAGGTGTTGGAAACGATCCGCCGCCGCGGCATGCTGGCGGGCGGGGAGCGGGTCGTAGTAGCGGTGTCGGGCGGCCCGGACTCCACGGTGTTGGTGTCCGTGCTGGCGGCGCTTCGCGACGACCTCCGCCTCGAACTGCACGTCGCGCACCTCAACCATGGATTGCGGCCGGACGCCTCGGAGGACGCGGTCGCCGTGGCCGGGATGGCGGACCGCCTGGGATATCCGTACCACGGCGGGACCCGGGATGTTCGGGGGGCGGCCGCCCGCAGCGGGCGTTCGATCGAGGACGCCGCGCGAGACGCGCGCTATGGCTTTCTGACGGAGGTCGCCCGGCGCATCGGGGCGACCGTGATCGCGACCGGCCATACACGCGACGATCAGGCGGAGACGGTGCTTATGCGCCTGCTGCGGGGAAGCGGGCCGCGCGGGCTGGCGGGTATTCCACCCGTGCGGCCGCACGCCGGCCTCCGGGTGATCCGGCCGCTCATCGACGCGGCGCGCGCCGACATCGCCGGGTACCTCGCGCGCACGCGCCTCGCGGCCCGGGAGGATCCGACCAATCAGGATCTCGCGATGCTGCGCAACCGCGTGCGGTTGGTCCTTCTTCCGATCCTGGAAGGGTATAATTCGGATGTGCGACGCGCCCTCGCGCGTCTTGCCGAGCTCCTGCGGGACGAGGCGGACGCGCTGGATGCGTTGAGCGCGCCGGAAATCGACGCGGTGCTGCACGAGACCGACGCTACGGTCCACATCCCCTCCGCGGCGTTCGCGAGGCTTCCCGTCGCGTTGCAGCGGCGGGCGCTTCGCGAGGCCATTCGGCGGGCGCGTGGGAACGGTGCTCCCATCGCGTTCGTTCATATAGAAGAGGCGCGTCTCGGCGTGCTGAGCGGCCGCCCCGGCGGCGTCTGGGAAACGCCGGGCGGGGTCCGGATTTTCCGGCGGCCGGAGGCGATCGAAATTACGGTTGAGTCGCGCGAGAATCGCGGCGCCCGTCCGGACGTTAACCATGATGGGGTCGGAGCAGACGACGACGTACAGCAGAGGTAA
- a CDS encoding cupin domain-containing protein, which yields MSAAWFHNLREGGIPRELAPGIRARVFPGTHVMLSVVAIEPWSESPVHAHPNEQWGVCLEGEWIRIQDGVEYAVKAGDFWETPPNVPHGGRAVGSRCLVLDIFAPPRDDYRRPGAGYGAAAVPLGGDGAQ from the coding sequence ATGAGTGCGGCGTGGTTTCACAATCTTCGTGAGGGCGGCATCCCGCGAGAGCTGGCCCCCGGCATCCGGGCGCGGGTCTTTCCGGGGACCCACGTCATGCTGTCCGTCGTCGCGATCGAGCCGTGGTCCGAGTCGCCCGTGCACGCCCACCCCAACGAGCAGTGGGGCGTGTGCCTGGAGGGCGAGTGGATCCGCATCCAGGACGGCGTGGAGTACGCGGTCAAGGCGGGCGACTTTTGGGAGACGCCGCCGAACGTGCCGCACGGCGGACGGGCCGTCGGAAGCCGGTGCCTCGTGCTCGACATCTTCGCGCCGCCGCGGGACGACTACCGCCGGCCCGGTGCCGGGTACGGAGCGGCCGCCGTCCCCCTCGGTGGAGACGGCGCGCAGTAG
- a CDS encoding ATP-binding protein translates to MRTDSRPDSLRVARKQVREAALRAGASVGIASEIELAAGEALSNTYTHAYNGTAGPVEIQIDQTGTHVIVSVIDGGEATIAPVIPDTLPATTLIGGRGLYLMRRLLDDVTISISPTGHGLVVQMTRRVRRQGDELAVSERGDICGG, encoded by the coding sequence ATCCGCACCGACAGCCGCCCCGACTCCCTGCGTGTCGCGCGAAAACAGGTCCGAGAAGCCGCCTTGCGGGCGGGCGCGAGCGTCGGGATCGCCTCGGAGATCGAGTTGGCGGCGGGTGAGGCGCTCTCCAACACCTACACACACGCGTACAACGGCACCGCTGGACCCGTGGAGATCCAGATAGACCAGACGGGTACACATGTGATCGTCTCCGTCATCGACGGGGGTGAAGCAACCATCGCTCCGGTGATCCCGGACACGCTGCCAGCCACCACACTCATTGGGGGGCGCGGTCTCTATCTTATGCGGCGTCTCCTTGACGACGTGACGATCTCCATCAGTCCGACCGGCCACGGACTCGTCGTGCAGATGACCCGACGTGTTCGGCGTCAGGGAGACGAATTGGCGGTGTCAGAGCGCGGCGATATCTGTGGAGGGTAG